One region of Bactrocera neohumeralis isolate Rockhampton chromosome 5, APGP_CSIRO_Bneo_wtdbg2-racon-allhic-juicebox.fasta_v2, whole genome shotgun sequence genomic DNA includes:
- the LOC126759747 gene encoding hexokinase type 2, with amino-acid sequence MEKDLNGAMQSLAINSSGSAIVNGCCRGTDGDVNGKLSCHSQQQQFDDCSKLSNNQNSGHCGACKCDDSTQSADETDNVRVANGAVGGVANVTSSFAYKSASAQQLQQLQQQQQQQAQPQTPPPPYANASAAEKHKMVHELCQQLILTDEQIKELNYRILHEIKRGLNKDTHPKADVKCWVTYVQDLPNGNERGKFLALDLGGTNFRVLLIHLKEEHDFQMESRIYAIPQHIMIGTGQQLFDHIAECLASFMSEHNVYKERLPLGFTFSFPLQQLGLTRGHLSTWTKGFNCSGVVGEDVVQLLKDAIARRGDVQIEICAILNDTTGTLMSCAWKNHNCKIGLIVGTGSNACYVERVEECELFEGASNGKSHMLINTEWGALGDNGMLNFLRTEFDDEIDRHSINPGKQLFEKMISGMYMGELVRLVIVKLVKAGVLFKGQDSDVLMTRGQFFTKYVSEIEADEPDNFTNCRMVLDELGLNDATDEDCANVRYVCECVSKRAAHLVSCGIATLINKMDEKQVTVGVDGSVYRFHPKFHTLMVEKITELIKPDISFDLMLSEDGSGRGAALVAAVACREDNVVKAK; translated from the coding sequence ATGGAGAAAGATTTGAATGGTGCAATGCAGAGCCTTGCTATTAATAGCAGTGGCAGCGCTATTGTCAATGGTTGTTGTCGCGGCACCGACGGCGACGTTAACGGTAAGCTTTCGTGCCAcagtcagcaacaacaatttgacGATTGCAGCAAGCTGAGCAACAACCAAAACAGCGGTCATTGCGGCGCATGCAAGTGTGACGATAGTACACAGTCAGCGGACGAGACAGATAACGTACGCGTTGCTAACGGCGCAGTTGGCGGCGTAGCCAATGTTACATCCAGTTTCGCGTACAAATCGGCATCTGCGCAGCAGCTACAGCAActtcagcagcagcaacagcagcaagcaCAGCCACAAACACCACCGCCACCATACGCTAACGCTAGTGCCGcggaaaaacacaaaatggttCACGAGTTATGTCAGCAATTAATATTAACGGACGAACAGATCAAGGAATTAAATTATCGCATCCTGCATGAGATCAAGCGTGGCCTCAACAAGGATACACATCCCAAAGCCGATGTCAAGTGCTGGGTAACGTATGTACAAGATTTGCCAAATGGCAATGAACGTGGCAAATTCCTTGCCCTCGACCTTGGCGGCACCAACTTCCGTGTGCTGCTCATCCATCTGAAGGAGGAGCATGATTTCCAAATGGAATCACGCATTTACGCTATACCACAACACATCATGATCGGTACCGGTCAGCAGTTGTTCGATCACATCGCTGAATGTTTGGCCAGTTTCATGTCGGAACATAATGTGTATAAGGAGCGCTTGCCATTGGGTTTCACCTTCTCCTTCCCACTGCAACAGCTGGGTCTGACCAGAGGTCATTTGTCCACATGGACGAAGGGTTTCAATTGCTCCGGTGTAGTTGGTGAAGATGTTGTGCAACTATTGAAGGACGCCATTGCGAGACGTGGTGATgtacaaattgaaatttgtgcTATTCTAAACGATACCACTGGTACATTAATGTCGTGCGCCTGGAAGAATCATAATTGCAAAATTGGTTTGATTGTTGGTACCGGTTCCAATGCTTGCTATGTGGAGCGTGTCGAAGAATGTGAATTGTTCGAAGGCGCATCTAATGGCAAATCACATATGCTCATTAATACAGAGTGGGGCGCATTGGGTGATAACGGTATGTTGAACTTCCTGCGCACCGAATTCGATGATGAAATCGACAGACACTCCATCAATCCGGGCAAACAACTGTTTGAGAAAATGATTTCTGGCATGTACATGGGCGAATTGGTACGTTTGGTGATAGTTAAGCTGGTCAAAGCAGGTGTACTCTTCAAGGGTCAAGATTCAGATGTGTTGATGACACGCGGCCAATTCTTCACGAAATATGTTTCAGAAATCGAAGCTGATGAACCAGACAATTTCACCAACTGCCGCATGGTGTTGGACGAATTGGGCTTGAACGACGCCACCGATGAGGATTGCGCCAATGTCCGTTATGTCTGCGAATGTGTCTCAAAGCGTGCTGCGCATTTGGTATCTTGCGGTATTGCGACGCTTATCAACAAAATGGACGAAAAACAGGTGACAGTCGGTGTTGACGGTAGCGTATATCGTTTCCATCCGAAATTCCACACGCTGATGGTGGAGAAAATCACAGAACTGATAAAGCCAGACATTAGCTTCGACCTGATGCTGTCCGAAGACGGTTCCGGACGTGGTGCGGCGCTGGTTGCGGCGGTAGCGTGTCGGGAGGACAATGTCGTCAAAGCGAAGTAA